Proteins from one Mesotoga infera genomic window:
- the truA gene encoding tRNA pseudouridine(38-40) synthase TruA: MKRFAAVVSYDGTDFFGFQNQPEMRTVQGTFEDALERIHKYRIVTQGAGRTDTGVHGYGQVIAFDSNLDHLSAKIMCDALNANLPADIYVRRVHEVESNFSPRFAAKKRIYHYYILNSNDPDIFRRRYVWWFPYRLDIEAMRKAADQLTGEHDFSAFKTGRDDRNPIRTISSIRIIRYPSHLILIRVEGVSFLKRMVRNIVGTLVKVGTGAIQEDKVREFLLSQDRSNLPSSAPPQGLVFYKVIFDEFET, encoded by the coding sequence ATGAAAAGATTTGCGGCTGTTGTCTCCTACGACGGGACGGATTTCTTCGGTTTTCAGAATCAGCCGGAAATGCGAACGGTTCAGGGTACCTTCGAGGATGCGCTCGAGAGGATCCACAAATACAGGATCGTGACTCAGGGTGCCGGAAGAACCGACACCGGCGTCCATGGTTACGGACAGGTCATAGCTTTCGATTCTAACCTAGATCATTTGAGTGCCAAAATAATGTGCGATGCCCTGAACGCGAATCTTCCGGCCGACATTTATGTCAGAAGGGTTCACGAAGTGGAGTCCAATTTCAGTCCAAGATTTGCGGCGAAGAAGAGGATATACCACTATTACATACTCAATTCGAACGATCCTGATATATTTAGGCGAAGGTACGTCTGGTGGTTTCCTTATAGGTTGGATATAGAAGCGATGAGGAAAGCTGCCGATCAGCTGACCGGAGAACACGATTTTTCAGCTTTCAAGACGGGAAGAGACGATAGAAACCCAATCAGAACTATCTCGTCGATCAGGATAATCAGATATCCTTCCCATTTGATTCTAATCAGAGTAGAGGGCGTTTCCTTTTTGAAAAGAATGGTGAGGAACATAGTCGGCACTCTTGTAAAGGTGGGAACGGGTGCAATTCAAGAGGACAAGGTTAGAGAGTTCCTTCTTTCTCAGGATAGGTCGAATCTTCCCAGCTCTGCACCTCCTCAGGGACTGGTCTTTTACAAGGTCATATTCGATGAATTCGAAACTTAG
- a CDS encoding phospho-sugar mutase: MRDNLAIEKEYSRWLKHSSGELLGELENLSAEDVKERFATDLEFGTGGMRGKLGAGTNMMNSKTVTRATLGFGKWILETSKKPSVVIAYDTRNKSLEFSEVAADVLSSMGIRVYLFNEPTPTPVLSYAVRELKASGGIVITASHNPSQYNGYKVYTSDGTQAVPEPAARITERVNESDFFEEYTPRKELIEIAPENILSSFMKTIENEVRSLCNNYDNMRLVYTPLHGTGNYPVYRVLSDLGHEVFRVEEQSTPDGNFPTVGYPNPEDPRTFEMALHLARERNCDMIIATDPDCDRMGLMVKHNGDFLLLNGNQTGSIMVAFILDMMERKLPDNPFIVKTIVTTDLVKKIASNYGVAVKETLTGFKFIGELIEKSVVSGGENFLFGFEESYGYLFGKHARDKDAVVAAALASVIGGFLKKKGETLYDYLEGIYSRYGYFMEDLVNKEYEGIEGKFKIDSIMKELREKGVPPMKGRKLIEILDYSPGIEGLPASDVISMQFEGDLKLIARPSGTEPKIKFYLMAKGSSREEARKNIDEMKELVEGIVGR; the protein is encoded by the coding sequence ATGAGAGATAACCTGGCGATAGAAAAAGAGTACAGTAGATGGCTTAAACATTCCTCCGGTGAGTTACTCGGCGAACTTGAAAACCTTTCGGCTGAAGATGTGAAAGAACGGTTCGCCACGGATCTGGAATTCGGGACCGGCGGCATGAGAGGAAAGCTGGGGGCGGGAACCAATATGATGAACTCGAAAACCGTTACGAGGGCTACGCTGGGTTTTGGAAAGTGGATACTCGAAACTTCGAAAAAGCCGTCGGTTGTCATAGCCTACGATACGAGGAACAAATCGCTGGAGTTCTCTGAAGTGGCGGCGGATGTACTGTCTTCTATGGGAATAAGGGTTTACCTCTTCAACGAACCAACTCCGACTCCCGTTCTCAGTTACGCCGTCAGGGAACTCAAAGCGAGCGGCGGCATTGTGATTACGGCGAGTCACAACCCTTCTCAGTACAACGGATACAAAGTCTACACTTCTGACGGAACGCAGGCCGTTCCCGAACCTGCCGCGAGGATAACGGAAAGGGTAAACGAGTCGGATTTCTTCGAAGAGTATACCCCAAGGAAGGAACTTATCGAGATCGCTCCGGAAAATATACTTTCCAGTTTCATGAAAACTATAGAAAATGAAGTGAGATCTTTATGCAACAATTATGATAATATGAGACTGGTATACACTCCTCTACATGGTACCGGAAACTATCCGGTGTACAGAGTGCTATCTGATCTCGGCCACGAAGTTTTCCGTGTCGAAGAGCAATCGACGCCCGACGGCAATTTCCCAACGGTAGGCTACCCCAATCCCGAGGATCCACGAACCTTTGAAATGGCCCTGCATTTGGCGCGTGAACGCAACTGCGACATGATAATAGCTACCGATCCCGACTGCGATCGTATGGGGCTGATGGTTAAGCATAATGGCGACTTCCTTCTTCTGAACGGCAATCAGACAGGTTCTATCATGGTGGCTTTCATACTCGATATGATGGAAAGAAAGCTTCCGGATAATCCCTTCATAGTGAAGACGATAGTAACGACCGATCTGGTTAAGAAAATTGCCTCCAATTATGGAGTGGCTGTCAAGGAAACCCTGACGGGTTTCAAGTTCATAGGGGAATTGATAGAGAAATCCGTAGTCTCTGGAGGAGAAAACTTCCTGTTCGGTTTCGAGGAGAGTTATGGATATCTATTCGGAAAGCACGCCAGGGATAAGGATGCGGTTGTCGCGGCAGCTCTTGCGAGTGTTATCGGTGGGTTCCTCAAAAAGAAGGGCGAAACTCTCTACGATTATCTCGAGGGGATTTACTCCAGGTACGGGTATTTCATGGAGGACCTGGTGAACAAAGAATACGAAGGGATCGAGGGTAAGTTCAAAATAGATTCCATAATGAAAGAATTGAGAGAGAAGGGGGTCCCGCCAATGAAAGGGAGAAAGTTGATCGAAATACTAGATTACAGCCCGGGCATAGAAGGACTACCGGCTTCGGATGTCATATCTATGCAGTTTGAGGGTGACCTCAAACTCATCGCTAGACCCTCAGGGACGGAGCCCAAAATCAAATTCTATCTCATGGCCAAGGGATCGAGCAGAGAAGAAGCAAGAAAGAATATAGATGAAATGAAAGAACTGGTTGAAGGGATTGTAGGCCGATGA
- a CDS encoding YraN family protein produces the protein MSRELGSEFEEIACTYLKSTGYRIVARNVSYRFGELDIVAYDGKVLVFVEVKGGNGFSPPRYRVDERKLRHLEMAANRFIAQKKPKFDEIRLDVVEVLSTGEINHIKSVGRW, from the coding sequence ATGAGTAGAGAACTTGGAAGCGAGTTCGAAGAAATTGCCTGCACGTACCTTAAAAGTACGGGATACAGGATAGTCGCCAGAAACGTGTCTTACAGGTTCGGAGAACTCGATATAGTGGCTTACGATGGCAAAGTCCTGGTCTTCGTTGAAGTCAAGGGTGGAAATGGTTTCTCCCCGCCAAGATACAGGGTGGACGAGAGAAAATTGAGGCATCTCGAGATGGCTGCCAACAGATTCATAGCACAGAAAAAGCCGAAATTCGACGAAATTCGCCTTGACGTTGTGGAAGTGCTGAGTACGGGAGAGATAAATCATATAAAAAGTGTCGGAAGGTGGTAG
- the gatC gene encoding Asp-tRNA(Asn)/Glu-tRNA(Gln) amidotransferase subunit GatC, translated as MNLETRISEELLHHLESLSKLELEEEERIGLKRDIEEILQYMTLLDNLDLSVDEMISPVEIDLEPRSDVVQHFENNEKITDNFPEKVGSYINVPRIYKDE; from the coding sequence ATGAACTTGGAGACCAGAATTAGCGAGGAGCTTTTACATCACCTTGAGAGCCTTTCAAAACTCGAGCTTGAAGAAGAAGAAAGAATCGGTCTCAAGAGGGATATCGAAGAGATTCTACAGTACATGACTCTGCTCGATAACCTCGACCTGAGCGTGGACGAGATGATATCTCCAGTGGAGATAGACTTAGAGCCCAGATCCGACGTGGTTCAACACTTTGAAAACAACGAAAAGATAACGGATAACTTCCCGGAGAAGGTTGGATCCTACATAAACGTTCCCAGAATCTATAAAGATGAGTAG
- the galT gene encoding galactose-1-phosphate uridylyltransferase, protein MPELRKDPIIKRWVIIATERARRPHDFINSKEKAETTFCPFDYGNEHTTPPEVMAFRPADTEKDSPGWWVRVVQNKFPALDPGAEPERFGHGMYDVIKGFGGHEVIVETPDHNATLATLSYQQVKEIIWAYKERFRSLEKDERIKYILIFKNHGREAGASLAHSHSQLIATPIVPKRVGEEIAGSIDYYSFRERCVYCDMVNQERLEGTRVVEENKDFIAFEPFAARFPFETWIVPKVHNHNFGEITAGEIDGFAFILKNTLLRIHKSLDNPPYNFMLHTGIRDGKDMTHYHWHLEIVPRLTRVAGFEWGSGFYINPMPPEHAAMYLREVKIDGEG, encoded by the coding sequence ATGCCTGAACTCAGAAAAGATCCGATAATAAAGCGCTGGGTGATAATAGCTACTGAGAGGGCGAGAAGGCCCCACGATTTCATAAACTCCAAAGAAAAAGCCGAAACCACCTTCTGTCCATTCGATTACGGCAATGAACACACGACTCCACCGGAAGTCATGGCCTTCAGACCGGCCGATACCGAGAAGGATAGCCCTGGCTGGTGGGTCAGGGTAGTACAGAACAAGTTTCCCGCCCTCGATCCCGGGGCGGAACCGGAGAGATTCGGACACGGTATGTACGATGTTATAAAGGGTTTTGGAGGTCATGAAGTCATCGTCGAAACGCCCGATCACAACGCTACGCTGGCAACTCTTTCCTACCAGCAGGTGAAAGAAATAATTTGGGCTTATAAAGAGCGTTTCAGATCTCTCGAAAAAGACGAGAGGATCAAATACATTCTGATCTTTAAAAACCACGGGAGAGAGGCAGGCGCTTCTCTTGCACATTCGCACAGTCAGCTGATAGCCACGCCAATTGTGCCGAAGCGAGTTGGCGAAGAGATTGCCGGATCAATAGATTATTATAGCTTCAGAGAAAGATGCGTATATTGTGATATGGTGAATCAGGAACGACTCGAAGGGACCAGGGTTGTCGAAGAAAATAAGGATTTCATAGCTTTCGAACCTTTCGCTGCCAGATTTCCTTTCGAGACCTGGATAGTTCCGAAAGTCCACAACCACAATTTCGGTGAAATAACGGCAGGAGAGATAGATGGCTTCGCCTTTATCTTGAAGAACACATTGCTCAGAATACATAAGTCCCTCGATAACCCGCCTTACAACTTCATGCTTCATACGGGTATCAGGGATGGAAAGGATATGACTCACTATCACTGGCATCTCGAGATAGTGCCGCGCCTTACGAGAGTGGCGGGATTCGAGTGGGGCTCGGGCTTTTATATAAATCCAATGCCCCCCGAACATGCGGCAATGTATTTGAGAGAAGTCAAAATCGATGGGGAGGGATGA
- a CDS encoding glycogen synthase, with protein sequence MRVLFVSYEVYPLAKVGGLADVAGSLPKALKELGLDIDVLMPFHGSVQNIGIENTGRTVKTRFIKKEYEFELHRTKLPSSEVSVYLLKNDELMNVPDVYNVSDLGLQAMAFSDAASVFASEGSYDIVHLNDWHTGLMAVYLDQIGKPARTLISIHNLAYQGIYPESYLRISGIEKDRWEKISSGDNINCLKAGLIASDMINTVSPTYAKEIQTSEYGAGLDGVLRERKDDLIGILNGIDTTEYDPAKDRHLWVNFDSKNVEGKAVNKKYLQDFVGLPHTGNAVIGLISRLVDQKGLDLIAAIKEDLIELPIQLIVLGTGEKKYESMFERLQVECPDKIAAKITFNLDLAQKIYGGCDMFLMPSRYEPCGLGQLFAMRYGTVPVVRFTGGLADTVKEFDPSSFEGNGFGFYDYSPEELFKTLKRAIKAYEDPRTWSRIVLNAMEEDFSWKASARNYLAVYEKILEVKGDA encoded by the coding sequence ATGAGAGTGCTTTTCGTTTCGTATGAAGTTTATCCTTTGGCAAAAGTTGGAGGGCTCGCCGATGTGGCGGGATCTCTTCCCAAAGCCTTGAAGGAACTAGGACTGGATATAGACGTGCTGATGCCTTTTCACGGCTCTGTGCAGAATATAGGAATAGAGAATACCGGCAGGACTGTCAAGACCAGGTTCATCAAAAAGGAATACGAATTCGAGCTTCACAGAACGAAACTACCCTCCAGCGAGGTGAGCGTTTACCTTCTCAAGAACGACGAACTCATGAACGTTCCAGATGTTTATAACGTGAGCGATCTTGGACTTCAAGCCATGGCCTTTTCCGACGCAGCTTCCGTGTTCGCCTCAGAAGGCAGCTACGACATCGTTCATTTGAACGACTGGCACACCGGACTGATGGCCGTATATCTCGACCAGATCGGAAAGCCAGCCAGAACACTGATATCCATACACAACCTGGCTTACCAGGGCATCTATCCCGAAAGCTATCTGCGTATCTCTGGAATTGAAAAAGACAGATGGGAGAAGATTTCTTCTGGCGACAACATCAACTGCCTGAAAGCCGGGTTGATAGCTTCGGATATGATTAACACAGTATCGCCGACCTACGCTAAAGAGATACAGACAAGCGAGTACGGCGCCGGGCTCGACGGGGTGTTGAGAGAGAGAAAAGACGATCTGATAGGTATTCTCAACGGTATTGATACAACCGAGTACGACCCGGCTAAGGACAGACACCTTTGGGTCAATTTCGATTCTAAAAATGTCGAAGGCAAAGCTGTCAATAAAAAGTATTTGCAGGATTTTGTTGGCCTGCCACACACGGGAAACGCCGTGATCGGCCTCATTTCGAGACTCGTAGACCAGAAAGGGCTAGACCTGATAGCCGCGATTAAAGAGGATTTGATAGAACTGCCTATCCAGTTAATAGTGCTGGGTACGGGTGAGAAGAAGTACGAAAGTATGTTTGAAAGATTGCAGGTTGAGTGTCCCGATAAAATTGCGGCGAAGATAACTTTCAATCTGGACCTGGCCCAGAAGATCTACGGTGGCTGCGATATGTTCTTGATGCCCTCGAGATACGAACCCTGCGGACTCGGTCAGCTTTTCGCCATGAGATATGGAACGGTGCCCGTGGTGAGGTTCACCGGTGGTCTCGCCGATACGGTTAAGGAATTCGACCCATCGAGTTTCGAGGGAAACGGTTTTGGATTCTACGATTACAGTCCCGAAGAGCTTTTCAAGACTCTGAAAAGGGCTATAAAGGCTTACGAAGATCCGCGAACCTGGAGCAGGATCGTCCTCAACGCTATGGAGGAAGACTTCTCTTGGAAAGCCTCAGCAAGGAACTATCTAGCCGTTTACGAGAAGATTCTGGAGGTCAAAGGCGATGCCTGA
- a CDS encoding MBL fold metallo-hydrolase — MDLHLLFPGSTLYVPGMVDASNSSCSLLIEDNRKVLVDPGGFPSIKILEEKLSIFGLSPEDITDILLTHLHLDHAFNTIFFTRATVYLHGSYSSRNYASFGPLIGKMYRKVIDSWNKVVTVSDGDTILGSIKVLGSAYHSRDHVSYFFDSTNFGKVFICGDVCIRQINYHEMRKGMRDDDAAAFVLKYFEEADTVIFSHDLPLFKR; from the coding sequence TTGGACTTACATCTCCTCTTTCCCGGTAGCACCCTCTATGTACCGGGAATGGTGGATGCCTCAAATAGTAGTTGTTCATTACTTATAGAAGATAATAGAAAAGTGCTGGTCGATCCAGGTGGATTTCCCTCAATAAAGATCCTCGAGGAAAAGCTATCCATTTTTGGCCTTTCTCCTGAAGACATAACCGATATCCTTCTCACACATCTACATCTGGACCACGCGTTCAACACGATTTTCTTTACCCGCGCAACTGTCTATCTCCACGGGAGTTATTCCAGCAGGAATTACGCCTCCTTTGGACCGCTGATCGGGAAGATGTATCGAAAGGTCATAGATTCGTGGAATAAAGTGGTTACGGTTTCCGACGGCGACACGATCCTCGGAAGCATAAAGGTTCTCGGTTCTGCCTATCATTCGAGAGACCATGTATCGTATTTCTTCGATTCGACCAACTTCGGAAAGGTTTTCATCTGTGGAGATGTCTGCATAAGGCAGATAAATTATCATGAAATGCGCAAGGGAATGAGAGACGACGACGCGGCGGCCTTCGTTTTGAAGTATTTCGAGGAAGCCGACACGGTTATTTTCTCTCACGATTTGCCGCTTTTCAAGAGGTGA
- a CDS encoding undecaprenyl-diphosphate phosphatase — translation MPDFLKYIFLGFLQGATEFLPVSSSGHLTIFSRFLNVPLNEESKAAFFTVLHLATFFAVLVFTYRDIWLILSKLADRKDRKNSLRYILLLLVATIPAVVFGFFFEEKIEVLFSDAWLASVMLFVTALVLLISDSFKGKRRVLQISIAGALSIGLFQAIAIVPGISRSGMTIFGALLIGLTRSEAVRFSFLLSLPVTLGAGILKLSNVDLPLTTLLPAATIAFVTGLFGLWLVKLLVLKGRLRFFGIYCIIIGTVGLIILGVM, via the coding sequence GTGCCTGACTTTCTTAAGTACATATTTCTTGGATTTTTGCAGGGTGCGACGGAGTTTCTCCCAGTTTCTTCATCGGGTCATCTGACGATCTTCTCGCGTTTTTTAAATGTCCCTCTGAATGAGGAATCTAAAGCGGCTTTCTTCACAGTTCTTCACCTCGCCACTTTTTTTGCCGTTCTGGTTTTCACGTACCGCGACATCTGGTTGATCCTTTCGAAATTGGCCGACAGAAAAGACAGAAAGAACTCGCTGAGATATATACTCCTGCTTCTGGTGGCCACGATTCCGGCCGTGGTTTTCGGTTTTTTCTTCGAAGAAAAGATAGAGGTTCTATTCTCGGACGCGTGGCTCGCCTCGGTTATGCTGTTCGTGACGGCTTTGGTATTACTCATCTCCGACAGTTTCAAGGGCAAGAGAAGGGTTCTGCAAATCTCTATAGCGGGTGCGCTTTCGATTGGACTTTTCCAGGCCATAGCGATCGTACCAGGCATCTCAAGAAGCGGCATGACTATCTTCGGCGCTTTACTCATAGGTCTGACCAGAAGCGAAGCGGTCAGGTTTTCATTCCTGCTGAGCCTGCCTGTCACTCTGGGAGCAGGCATTCTGAAACTGTCCAATGTCGATCTTCCTCTTACAACGTTGCTACCGGCGGCGACAATTGCCTTCGTTACAGGGTTGTTCGGTCTATGGTTGGTGAAACTGCTCGTACTCAAGGGAAGACTGAGATTCTTCGGTATTTACTGTATAATTATTGGTACAGTGGGTTTGATTATTCTGGGAGTGATGTGA
- a CDS encoding CBS domain-containing protein: MNIEKWMNRTYPIFKESELLGSVLEKVREYGLSTIITTTQNGRLSGIVSVDEIDSEDYTKELAEIVREPAFYCTESDFIEDAALMLIESHDYLLPVVDEEFVVTGVISVFEILEGLMEFTAMDKPGARISICMVDKPGALRDVVDFLAEKEINILSIITASGDSEGTKRVVIRTDETDIQYIAGILEENGISFETISEEEGFGA; this comes from the coding sequence GTGAACATCGAAAAATGGATGAACAGGACTTACCCCATTTTCAAAGAAAGCGAGTTGTTGGGAAGTGTTCTCGAAAAAGTTAGGGAGTACGGGTTATCTACGATAATAACGACGACTCAGAATGGAAGGCTCTCAGGCATAGTTTCAGTAGATGAAATAGATAGCGAAGACTACACGAAAGAACTGGCCGAGATAGTCAGGGAGCCGGCCTTCTATTGCACCGAATCAGACTTCATAGAAGACGCGGCGCTGATGTTGATCGAAAGCCACGATTATCTATTGCCGGTCGTCGATGAAGAATTTGTCGTGACGGGTGTAATTAGCGTTTTCGAGATTCTCGAAGGTCTCATGGAGTTCACCGCCATGGACAAACCCGGTGCGAGGATCTCGATCTGTATGGTGGATAAACCCGGTGCGCTGAGAGATGTGGTGGACTTTTTGGCCGAAAAGGAGATCAACATTCTCTCGATAATCACTGCCTCCGGCGATAGCGAAGGAACCAAAAGGGTAGTGATAAGGACGGACGAGACAGATATTCAGTACATAGCCGGAATACTCGAGGAGAACGGTATATCCTTCGAGACTATAAGCGAAGAGGAGGGTTTCGGTGCCTGA
- a CDS encoding HD domain-containing protein, with translation MFHGYVKLLELATNLFTMYRWNNMPTLVRTNEAENAFVSAQYCLLMSEMSALHGLKLDKNKLFQRLVLKELPKCLLSDISVDTKILIKSLSPEKWTAVFSKTVEEVVQYFPSKRRGEFFVSMVDTKDSSIEGRIIQTGDLLSAMLEAEIHGRYFPDFFARPLKDLEKRLENFKDFQPYSLIANSDWIKRYSDALVVLLRAVRWNRLNRNVPTTVAGHSFYVTLTSYILSSMEIENGGKIDPVEVIKRALLHDIPESMTGDIITPTKKKVPGFEEVISQVEEQMVSGNLLRGMPDELVKELKSRMLDPFATTEGELVRAADQFAATVECLMEIRSGNTQPAFRDALHRMLDDLSSSTFESVRFVTESFRWGLDWAGR, from the coding sequence GTGTTTCATGGTTATGTAAAACTCCTTGAGCTTGCAACGAATCTCTTTACGATGTACAGATGGAACAACATGCCAACGCTCGTCAGAACCAACGAGGCGGAAAACGCCTTTGTGTCGGCACAGTACTGCCTGTTGATGTCGGAAATGTCGGCCCTCCACGGGTTGAAGCTCGACAAGAACAAGCTCTTCCAGCGGCTGGTTCTCAAAGAACTGCCCAAGTGTCTTCTCTCGGATATCTCGGTCGATACGAAGATACTTATAAAATCCCTGTCTCCGGAAAAATGGACCGCCGTCTTCTCCAAAACTGTCGAAGAGGTCGTACAGTACTTCCCCTCTAAAAGAAGGGGAGAGTTCTTCGTCTCCATGGTCGACACGAAGGACTCTTCGATCGAAGGCCGCATAATTCAAACGGGTGATCTGCTTTCGGCAATGCTGGAGGCCGAAATACACGGCAGATACTTCCCGGATTTCTTTGCCAGACCCCTCAAGGATCTTGAAAAGAGACTTGAGAATTTCAAGGATTTCCAACCCTACAGTCTAATAGCAAATTCCGACTGGATTAAGCGATACTCCGACGCCCTGGTGGTCCTTTTGCGCGCGGTCAGATGGAACAGGCTCAACAGGAACGTTCCCACAACCGTCGCGGGTCATTCCTTCTACGTCACTCTCACATCCTACATTCTATCCAGCATGGAGATAGAGAATGGGGGGAAAATCGACCCGGTGGAAGTCATAAAGCGCGCCCTCCTGCACGACATACCGGAGAGCATGACCGGGGATATAATCACTCCGACGAAAAAGAAGGTCCCTGGATTCGAAGAGGTGATATCCCAGGTCGAGGAGCAAATGGTCAGCGGTAACTTGCTCCGCGGTATGCCAGATGAACTTGTCAAAGAGCTCAAATCACGAATGCTCGATCCTTTCGCCACAACCGAAGGGGAACTAGTAAGAGCGGCCGACCAATTCGCTGCCACGGTGGAGTGTCTCATGGAGATCCGTTCCGGCAATACCCAACCGGCCTTCAGGGATGCCCTGCACAGAATGCTCGACGACCTCTCCTCTTCGACTTT